The following DNA comes from Anaerolineae bacterium.
ACACCCTTGATAAAAAAGCATAATATGGGACATGTTGAGAGCGGAAACATGAAAGCTCAAAGCAATCATCCAGCACCCGGCACCGGCATGAAATAAATAAAAAATCCTGCAGAAAAAAGAAAAATATTCCTACTCTATTGTTATTCTTTGCAATTCACATTAGCGCCTTTTGATCCAAGGCACAATATGTTGATTTAGTTGTTGACAGACATACAGCATGTTGTAGAATTGTAGTAATTTTGTTTGCAAAAGGCTTAACCTACCGGAAAGGAAAATAAAAGTGCTTGAAAAGATAAAAAAACGGGACAAAAGGATAGTACCATTTGATTCGTCAAAGATTACAGCCGCGATTGCCAAGGCGGGTAAAGCAACAGAAGAATTCGGGGAAAAAGAGGCAAAAAAGCTGACCCTTCGAGTTCTGACCTTGGCTCATGAAATCCACCTTGATCCTGCTCCAGGAGTAGAAGAGATACAGGATGTTGTTGAAAGGGTGTTGCTTGATTCTCCATTTTATAAAACTGCAAAAGCTTATATTCTATACAGGGAACAGCATGCGCAGATAAGAAACATTGCAACAAAAGCAAATATTGATCTTGTTGATACCTATATCCAGAAATTAGACTGGAAAATTAAGGAAAACAGCAACATGTGCTATTCCCTTCAGGGGCTTAACAATTATATATCATCCGATATTACAAAAGAATACTGGCTTAACCGCATCTATCCCCAGGAGTTCAGGCATGCCCATAAAAATGGGGATCTTCACATACACGACCTGAGCCTGCTTTCGATTTATTGTGTTGGATGGGATCTGGAAGATATTCTAAAGCAGGGATTCAAGGGGGTTAAAGGCAAGGTGGAAAGCGCCGCGCCCAAACATCTTAGATCGGCTCTGGGGCAAATCGTAAACTTTTTCTATACATTGCAGGGTGAAGCAGCAGGCGCCCAGGCTATTTCAAGCTTTGACACCCTCTTAGCCCCTTTTATCCGGTATGACAACCTGAATTATAAAGAGATAAAACAGTCTATGCAGGAGTTTGTTTTTAATATTAATATACCGACACGTGTAGGATTTCAAACTCCATTTACCAATATTACCATGGATCTTCATGTGCCTTCTATTTTAAAAGATCATCCTGTAATCATAGGCGGAGTTGAAAAGGATGAGACATACTCGGACTTCCAGCCGGAAATGGACATGTTAAACAAAGCCTTTGCCGAGGTAATGATGGAAGGGGATGCAAAGGGGAGGGTTTTTACATTTCCCATTCCGACTTATAACATCACAGCGGATTTTGACTGGGATAATCCTAATTTTGAACCGATCTGGAAAATGACCGGCAAGTATGGAATCCCTTATTTTTCCAACTTTGTAAATTCAGACATGTCACCTGATGATGCCAGGTCAATGTGTTGCCGTTTACGACTTGATAAGAGAGAGCTTTTAAAAAGAGGGGGTGGTCTGTTTGGAGCAAACCCCCTTACAGGATCGATTGGGGTGGTAACCATAAACCTCCCGCGCATAGGATATTTGGCTCAAAACGAAAAGGACTTCTTTGCTCGTTTAACAAAGACAATACTTCTTGCAAAGGACAGTCTGGCTATAAAAAGAAAGGTCCTTGAAAAATTTACAGAAAGAAACCTTTATCCTTACACAAAATTTTATTTAAGAGAAATTAAAAACAACACCGGTCTTTACTGGAAAAACCATTTTTCCACTATCGGAATTATCGGCATGAATGAAGCATGCTTAAACTTTTTAGGCGAAGATATTACCGGTAAAAATGGTCAGGAGTTTTCACTAAAGGTCATGGATTTTATCCGTGACATGATAGCACAGATACAGCAGGAAACAGGCGAGATGTTTAATCTGGAGGCAACGCCGGCAGAAGGCACTTCATATCGCCTGGCGTTGCTTGATAAAAAAAGGTTCCCTGAAATTATTTGCGCCAATGAGAATAACTACCAGCAAGGGGGAGCCCCATACTATACAAACTCTACCCAGCTTCCCGTCAACTATACGGATGATATCCTCAAAACCCTGATGCTCCAGGAAAGTCTCCAGGCAAAATATACTGGAGGCACTGTGCTGCATATCTTCCTCGGAGAACTGGTAAGCGACACCATGGCTATTAAAAGTCTGATCAAAAAGGTATCAAATAATTTCCGGCTCCCATATTTCACCCTTACACCGACCTTCAGCGTATGTCCGTCACACGGGTATTTGAATGGCGAGCAGGAAATATGTCCTGCCTGTAAACAGAAGACCGAAATCTATTCCAGGGTGGTAGGCTATTTACGGCCAGTAACGCAGTGGAATGACGGCAAGCAGGCTGAGTTTAAGATGAGAAAAACGTTTAAGGTAGCATAAGTTATGGTTGTAGGTGGTTTGCAAAAAAATTCCCTTATCGATTATCCCGGCAAGATAAGTTGTGTGCTCTTTCTTTCAGGGTGTAATTTTACCTGCCCTTATTGCCACAATCCAGACCTTGCAAGAGGCTTTCTTGCTTCCGATATAACTGAAAACAGCATCTATGATTTTCTTGAAAACCGCAGAGAATTTTTAGACGGTGTGGTTATTTCCGGCGGGGAGCCCACCCTTCAAAAAGATCTTATCCGGCTTTGCAGAAAAACAAAACAAATGGGATATCCTGTAAAGATTGATACAAACGGAAGCCGGCCACTGGTTGTTCAGGC
Coding sequences within:
- a CDS encoding ribonucleoside triphosphate reductase, giving the protein MLEKIKKRDKRIVPFDSSKITAAIAKAGKATEEFGEKEAKKLTLRVLTLAHEIHLDPAPGVEEIQDVVERVLLDSPFYKTAKAYILYREQHAQIRNIATKANIDLVDTYIQKLDWKIKENSNMCYSLQGLNNYISSDITKEYWLNRIYPQEFRHAHKNGDLHIHDLSLLSIYCVGWDLEDILKQGFKGVKGKVESAAPKHLRSALGQIVNFFYTLQGEAAGAQAISSFDTLLAPFIRYDNLNYKEIKQSMQEFVFNINIPTRVGFQTPFTNITMDLHVPSILKDHPVIIGGVEKDETYSDFQPEMDMLNKAFAEVMMEGDAKGRVFTFPIPTYNITADFDWDNPNFEPIWKMTGKYGIPYFSNFVNSDMSPDDARSMCCRLRLDKRELLKRGGGLFGANPLTGSIGVVTINLPRIGYLAQNEKDFFARLTKTILLAKDSLAIKRKVLEKFTERNLYPYTKFYLREIKNNTGLYWKNHFSTIGIIGMNEACLNFLGEDITGKNGQEFSLKVMDFIRDMIAQIQQETGEMFNLEATPAEGTSYRLALLDKKRFPEIICANENNYQQGGAPYYTNSTQLPVNYTDDILKTLMLQESLQAKYTGGTVLHIFLGELVSDTMAIKSLIKKVSNNFRLPYFTLTPTFSVCPSHGYLNGEQEICPACKQKTEIYSRVVGYLRPVTQWNDGKQAEFKMRKTFKVA